Proteins from a genomic interval of Candidatus Binatia bacterium:
- the nadA gene encoding quinolinate synthase NadA, which produces MGVIELPYDESIAAETEPIFSRVAHVIPRVEWPLHAPYVAAINRLKRERNAVILAHNYQVPEIFYTVADIVGDSLALAMQAAKTDADVIVLCGVHFMAETAKLVNPGKTVLVPDLKAGCSLAESIAAADVRLLRERYPGVPIVTYVNTSAEVKAESDVCVTSGNALQIVEALGAPRVIFLPDEYLAKWVASKTGVEIIAWKGHCEVHERFTGEDVRRFRRDDPTLVVLAHPECPPDVLAEADYVGSTQGMSEYVGTLAGTEHPRVLLMTECSMADNVSGRYPGVEFVRPCNLCPHMKRNTLPKVLHSLEAMEYEVTIDPEIAQRARRSVERMLEFSQQPRD; this is translated from the coding sequence ATGGGCGTCATCGAATTACCCTACGACGAAAGCATCGCAGCCGAGACCGAACCGATCTTCAGCCGGGTCGCCCACGTCATTCCGCGCGTCGAATGGCCGCTGCACGCCCCCTACGTCGCCGCGATCAACCGCCTCAAGCGCGAGCGCAACGCGGTCATCCTCGCCCACAACTATCAGGTGCCCGAGATATTCTACACCGTCGCCGACATCGTCGGCGATTCGCTCGCCCTCGCGATGCAGGCCGCGAAGACCGACGCCGACGTCATCGTCCTCTGCGGCGTTCACTTCATGGCCGAGACGGCGAAGCTCGTCAACCCGGGCAAGACCGTTCTCGTCCCCGATCTTAAAGCGGGCTGCTCGCTCGCGGAATCCATCGCGGCCGCCGACGTGCGGCTGCTGCGCGAACGCTATCCCGGCGTTCCGATCGTCACGTACGTCAACACGTCCGCGGAGGTCAAAGCCGAGTCCGACGTCTGCGTGACGAGCGGCAACGCGCTGCAGATCGTCGAGGCGCTCGGAGCGCCGCGCGTGATTTTCCTTCCCGACGAGTATCTCGCGAAGTGGGTCGCATCGAAGACCGGGGTCGAGATTATCGCGTGGAAAGGCCACTGCGAAGTCCACGAGCGCTTCACCGGCGAGGACGTGCGGCGATTCCGCCGCGACGACCCCACGCTCGTCGTGCTCGCACATCCCGAGTGCCCGCCCGACGTGCTCGCCGAGGCCGATTACGTCGGCTCGACGCAGGGGATGAGCGAGTACGTCGGCACGCTCGCGGGCACAGAGCACCCGCGCGTCCTCCTAATGACCGAGTGCTCGATGGCCGATAACGTCTCCGGACGCTATCCGGGCGTCGAGTTCGTCCGCCCGTGCAATCTCTGCCCGCACATGAAGCGCAACACGCTGCCGAAGGTGTTGCACTCGCTCGAAGCGATGGAGTACGAGGTGACGATCGATCCCGAGATCGCGCAGCGCGCGCGGCGATCCGTCGAGCGGATGCTCGAGTTCAGCCAACAGCCCCGCGATTAG
- a CDS encoding aminopeptidase P family protein → MSAERNAEKPLDPSKTSYDFVPPDALVEFMTTGWADRPAAAERHPEAGRFAERRNELSRAYPGTYLVVPAGRERVRANDTFFRFRPSSDVAYLLGGGEPGSALVLEPKGAGHRSLLFVPEHNRGKAEFFTDRVYGELWVGRHRGVEESRAYYGVDECRPISELGAYLQELRDAKYPLRVVRTHDEEIDRRFDESDGDRELAEHLSEARLIKDEYELIELRKACAISKRAFEDAIRAMRSATSEREIEAAFWGRARIEANDVGYLTIAAAGDHACTLHWTRNDGAMRKGDLLLLDAGVECDSLYTADITRTLPVSGRFSPEQRTIYEIVWNAQRAGIEATVPGNDFLEPGRAAARILAQGLIDLGILTCSLDEALDPEKLLHRRYTLHGVSHMLGLDVHDCALARVQEYRYAKLREGMVLTVEPGLYFQPDDETVPQRFRGIGVRIEDDVAVTSAGPENLSASLPSKADDVERWIASLWR, encoded by the coding sequence ATGTCAGCCGAACGAAACGCCGAAAAGCCGCTCGATCCTTCGAAGACCAGCTACGACTTCGTCCCGCCCGACGCGCTCGTCGAGTTCATGACGACGGGCTGGGCCGACCGCCCCGCCGCCGCGGAGCGCCACCCCGAGGCGGGCCGCTTCGCGGAGCGCCGGAACGAGCTATCGCGTGCCTATCCGGGCACGTACCTCGTCGTGCCGGCCGGGCGCGAGCGCGTCCGCGCCAACGACACGTTCTTCCGCTTCCGGCCGTCGAGCGACGTCGCGTACCTGCTCGGCGGCGGGGAACCCGGATCGGCGCTCGTGCTCGAACCGAAGGGCGCCGGCCATCGCAGCCTGCTCTTCGTTCCCGAGCACAACCGCGGCAAGGCCGAGTTCTTTACCGACCGCGTCTACGGCGAGCTGTGGGTCGGGCGCCATCGCGGCGTCGAGGAGAGCCGCGCGTACTACGGCGTCGACGAATGCCGCCCGATCTCGGAGTTGGGCGCCTATCTGCAAGAGCTGCGCGACGCGAAATATCCGTTGCGCGTCGTGCGGACCCACGACGAAGAGATCGATCGGCGCTTCGACGAGAGCGACGGCGATCGCGAGTTGGCCGAGCATCTCTCCGAGGCGCGGCTGATCAAGGACGAGTACGAACTTATCGAGCTGCGCAAAGCCTGCGCGATCTCGAAGCGCGCCTTCGAAGACGCGATTCGTGCGATGCGGAGCGCGACGAGCGAGCGCGAGATCGAAGCGGCGTTTTGGGGACGCGCGCGAATCGAGGCGAACGACGTCGGGTATCTGACGATCGCGGCGGCCGGCGACCACGCGTGCACGCTGCATTGGACGCGCAACGACGGCGCGATGCGCAAGGGCGACCTCTTGCTGCTCGATGCGGGCGTCGAGTGCGACTCGCTCTACACCGCCGACATCACGCGCACGCTTCCGGTGTCGGGCCGCTTCTCACCCGAGCAGCGGACGATCTACGAGATCGTCTGGAACGCGCAGCGAGCGGGCATCGAGGCCACGGTTCCCGGCAACGACTTTCTCGAGCCGGGCCGCGCGGCCGCGCGCATCCTCGCCCAAGGGCTCATCGATCTCGGAATCCTCACCTGCTCGCTCGATGAAGCGCTCGATCCAGAGAAGCTCCTCCATCGCCGCTACACGCTCCACGGCGTCAGCCATATGCTCGGACTCGACGTGCACGACTGCGCGCTCGCGCGCGTGCAAGAGTATCGCTACGCGAAACTGCGCGAGGGGATGGTGCTCACCGTCGAGCCGGGGCTCTACTTCCAGCCCGACGACGAGACCGTGCCGCAGCGATTCCGCGGCATCGGCGTCCGAATTGAAGACGACGTCGCCGTCACGAGCGCGGGTCCCGAGAATCTCTCAGCAAGCCTGCCCTCGAAGGCCGACGACGTCGAACGTTGGATCGCCAGCCTCTGGCGCTAA
- the nadC gene encoding carboxylating nicotinate-nucleotide diphosphorylase → MKPLQNDRSRDYAASLELVAEPVVRAALLEDVGRGGDLTTEAIVDPDRCARAQIVARQPGVLAGVPVAALAFTLLDDRVEINAAIGEGGHVERGTVVAEISGPARAILTGERTALNLLSRLSGIATATRELVDLVAGTHAKIVSTRKTTPGLRALERYAVECGGGGSHRFGLDDAVLIKDNHLLLAGTVRAAVAAARAHVGHMVKIEVEVDTLEQLRDALELPIDAVLLDNMTPAMLRQAVELVNERVLTEASGGVTKENVLEIARTGVDVISVGSLTHSAPALDFGLDMVAG, encoded by the coding sequence ATGAAGCCTTTGCAAAACGATCGTTCACGCGACTACGCAGCGTCGCTTGAGCTCGTCGCCGAGCCGGTCGTCCGAGCGGCGCTGCTCGAGGACGTCGGCCGAGGCGGCGATCTCACGACCGAGGCGATCGTCGATCCCGACCGCTGCGCGCGCGCGCAGATCGTCGCCCGGCAGCCGGGCGTGCTCGCGGGCGTTCCGGTCGCGGCACTCGCATTCACGCTGCTCGACGATCGGGTCGAGATAAACGCCGCGATCGGCGAGGGCGGGCACGTGGAACGCGGCACGGTCGTCGCCGAGATCTCCGGCCCCGCGCGCGCGATCCTGACCGGCGAGCGCACCGCCCTCAACCTGCTCTCCAGGCTCTCGGGAATCGCGACCGCCACGCGCGAGCTGGTGGATCTCGTCGCCGGAACGCACGCGAAGATCGTCTCGACGCGCAAGACGACGCCCGGATTGCGGGCGCTCGAGCGGTACGCGGTCGAGTGCGGCGGCGGCGGCAGCCATCGCTTCGGGCTCGACGATGCCGTCCTGATCAAAGACAATCACCTGCTCTTGGCGGGAACCGTTCGCGCGGCGGTCGCGGCGGCGCGCGCGCACGTCGGTCACATGGTGAAGATCGAGGTCGAAGTGGATACGCTCGAGCAGTTGCGCGACGCGCTCGAGCTGCCGATCGACGCGGTGCTGCTCGACAACATGACGCCGGCGATGCTGCGGCAGGCCGTCGAGCTCGTCAACGAGCGCGTGCTCACCGAGGCGAGCGGCGGCGTTACGAAGGAGAACGTGCTCGAGATCGCGCGCACCGGCGTCGACGTGATCAGCGTCGGTTCGCTGACGCACAGCGCGCCCGCGCTCGACTTCGGCCTGGATATGGTCGCCGGTTAG
- a CDS encoding L-aspartate oxidase translates to MTIRSDALVVGAGIAGLIAALKLQPARVTVLCKTRLGKGAATDWAQGGIAAAIGKDDSPSLHAIDTQRAGAGISDRKIVEILTRDAPARIEELLELGAAFDRTAAGELALGREAAHQRRRIVKAGGDATGHEILKTLIEAVRTHPGIDVVEEVSAEDLILDGDRVAGVYARENATGAATEFRARAVVLATGGVGRLYRYTTNPVEATGDGIAMAARAGALLADMEFVQFHPTALAIGRDPMPLVTEAVRGEGATLVNDLGERFMLAIHPDAELGPRDVVARAIFEQLQRGRTVGLDARSAIGAKFPQEFPTVFGFCIAAGIDPRAQNIPVAPAAHYHMGGVAVDEWGRTSLENLWACGETSATGVHGANRLASNSLLEALVYGSRVAADIANTQPHKDGGVRANAPHRPVARATSPQALSDVRNVMYSNVGLVRNEPGLREALARVEDLEAQFGDGAGELPNLLVVGRLIVEAALARRESRGSHFRTDYPQTDEAFAKRSFTRLRSVA, encoded by the coding sequence ATGACGATCCGTAGCGACGCCCTCGTCGTCGGGGCCGGCATCGCCGGCCTCATCGCCGCGCTGAAGTTGCAGCCGGCGAGAGTAACCGTCCTCTGCAAGACGCGGCTCGGCAAGGGTGCCGCGACCGATTGGGCGCAGGGCGGCATCGCGGCCGCGATCGGCAAGGACGATTCGCCCAGCCTGCACGCGATCGACACGCAGCGCGCCGGCGCCGGAATCAGCGACCGGAAGATCGTCGAGATCCTCACGCGCGACGCGCCGGCACGAATCGAAGAGCTGCTCGAGCTCGGCGCCGCATTCGACCGCACCGCGGCGGGCGAGCTCGCGCTGGGACGCGAGGCCGCACACCAACGGCGGCGCATCGTCAAGGCCGGCGGCGACGCGACCGGCCACGAGATTCTCAAGACGCTCATCGAAGCGGTGCGCACGCACCCCGGGATCGACGTCGTCGAAGAGGTCTCGGCCGAAGATCTGATCCTCGACGGCGACCGCGTCGCGGGCGTTTACGCGCGCGAGAACGCGACCGGCGCGGCGACGGAGTTTCGCGCGCGCGCCGTCGTGCTCGCGACCGGCGGCGTGGGGCGGCTCTACCGCTACACGACCAATCCGGTCGAAGCGACCGGCGACGGCATCGCGATGGCGGCGCGCGCGGGCGCGCTGCTCGCCGACATGGAGTTCGTTCAGTTTCATCCGACGGCGCTCGCGATCGGACGCGATCCGATGCCGCTCGTCACCGAAGCGGTTCGCGGCGAAGGAGCGACGCTCGTCAACGACCTCGGCGAGCGCTTCATGCTTGCGATCCACCCCGACGCCGAGCTGGGGCCGCGCGACGTCGTCGCGCGCGCGATCTTCGAGCAGCTGCAGCGCGGACGCACGGTCGGTCTCGATGCGCGCAGCGCGATCGGCGCGAAGTTTCCGCAGGAATTTCCGACGGTCTTCGGCTTCTGCATCGCGGCCGGCATCGATCCGCGCGCTCAGAACATTCCCGTCGCGCCCGCCGCACACTACCATATGGGCGGCGTCGCCGTTGACGAGTGGGGGCGCACCTCGCTCGAAAACCTCTGGGCGTGCGGCGAGACGAGCGCGACCGGCGTGCACGGCGCGAACCGGCTCGCGAGCAACTCGCTGCTCGAGGCGCTCGTCTACGGCTCGCGCGTTGCAGCCGATATCGCGAACACGCAACCGCACAAGGACGGCGGCGTACGCGCGAACGCGCCGCACCGTCCGGTCGCGCGTGCGACCTCGCCGCAGGCGCTCAGCGACGTGCGCAACGTGATGTACTCAAACGTCGGGCTCGTTCGCAACGAACCCGGACTCCGCGAGGCGCTTGCGCGCGTCGAAGATCTCGAGGCGCAGTTCGGCGACGGAGCCGGCGAGCTGCCGAACCTGCTCGTCGTCGGACGATTGATCGTCGAGGCAGCGCTCGCGCGGCGCGAGAGCCGCGGCAGCCATTTCCGCACGGATTATCCGCAGACCGATGAAGCCTTTGCAAAACGATCGTTCACGCGACTACGCAGCGTCGCTTGA
- a CDS encoding DUF202 domain-containing protein — protein sequence MPEPVRATDTLANERTYLAYVRTALAFIAFGFVIARFSLFAREFAAMLHNGTAVPGLSTAFGTAMAIFGVIVALLGAWRYAATDRGLREGRVVTLSSVTGYAIALFVVLVGAVVAFALLSYR from the coding sequence ATGCCTGAACCCGTTCGAGCCACCGACACGCTCGCCAACGAGCGCACGTACTTGGCCTACGTGCGGACTGCGCTCGCCTTTATCGCCTTCGGCTTCGTCATCGCGCGCTTCTCGCTCTTCGCGCGCGAGTTCGCCGCCATGCTGCACAACGGGACGGCCGTGCCCGGCCTCTCAACCGCGTTTGGAACGGCGATGGCGATCTTCGGCGTGATCGTCGCGCTGCTCGGCGCCTGGCGCTACGCGGCGACCGATCGCGGATTGCGCGAGGGGCGCGTCGTCACGCTCTCGAGCGTGACCGGTTACGCGATCGCGCTCTTCGTCGTTTTGGTCGGCGCGGTCGTCGCGTTCGCGCTGCTCTCGTATCGCTAA
- a CDS encoding oligopeptide transporter, OPT family — MENRAELTLRGFVLGAAITVVFTAANVYLGLKVGLTFASSIPAAVISMAALRVFRNATIYENNIVQTIASAAGTLSSVIFVLPGLVMIGWWAGFPFGQTFAICALGGILGVMYSVPLRRALVTGSDLPYPEGVAAAEVLKVGSAAGSSDERNRTGLLALLAGTLTSAAYAAIVATRVFASELAGFFRIGNATTGFGFSLSLALVGAGQLIGISVGLAIFAGLLIAWAIATPLLTAMHPMPGAAGDVATSVWAHQVRFIGAGAIGVAALWSLGRLARPVALGVASALAASRQRRDEGSGLPRTERDLPIGIVALVGALCLLPLAFLLLSFLGAGFSPYANAMTLAAVVYVVIAGFFVAAACGYMAGLIGSSNSPVSGLAILCVLGASLTVLAIAKSFGVPATAQLIAYALFVTAVLLCVATISNDNLQDLKTGQLVDATPWRQQVALVGGVVIGALVIPPILNLLDRAYGFAGAPGAHAQPLPAPQATLISALAKGVIGGQIDWHLIGAGALVGVAIVAVDEILRATKRFALPPLAVGLGIYLPASTTAPVVLGAVLGWAYNRWAARRREPDRLKQLGVLVASGFIVGESLFGVLLAGLIVFTGNPAPLGLVGDSFAPAANVIGLIAFALALGGLFRICSSLGSSSRQP, encoded by the coding sequence ATGGAAAACCGGGCGGAGTTGACGCTGCGCGGGTTCGTCCTCGGCGCGGCGATCACCGTGGTCTTCACGGCGGCGAACGTCTACCTCGGCCTGAAGGTGGGGCTCACCTTTGCGTCCTCGATTCCGGCGGCCGTGATCTCGATGGCGGCGCTGCGCGTGTTTCGCAACGCGACGATCTACGAGAACAACATCGTGCAGACGATCGCCTCCGCCGCCGGAACGCTCTCGTCGGTGATCTTCGTTCTGCCCGGTCTCGTGATGATCGGGTGGTGGGCCGGCTTTCCGTTCGGGCAAACCTTTGCCATCTGCGCGCTCGGCGGCATTCTCGGCGTGATGTACAGCGTGCCGCTGCGGCGCGCGCTCGTCACCGGCTCGGATCTTCCCTATCCCGAGGGCGTCGCCGCGGCGGAGGTGCTGAAGGTCGGCAGCGCCGCCGGCTCGTCCGACGAACGCAATCGCACCGGTCTGCTCGCGCTGCTCGCGGGGACGCTGACGTCGGCCGCGTACGCGGCGATCGTCGCGACGCGCGTCTTTGCTTCCGAACTTGCGGGGTTCTTCCGAATCGGAAACGCGACGACCGGCTTCGGGTTTTCGCTCTCGCTCGCGCTCGTCGGCGCCGGGCAACTCATCGGGATCTCCGTCGGGCTCGCGATCTTTGCCGGCCTGCTGATCGCGTGGGCGATCGCAACGCCGTTGCTCACCGCCATGCATCCGATGCCGGGCGCCGCCGGCGACGTCGCGACGAGCGTCTGGGCGCATCAGGTGCGCTTCATCGGCGCGGGTGCGATCGGCGTCGCCGCGCTCTGGTCGCTCGGCAGGCTCGCGCGCCCGGTCGCCCTCGGCGTCGCCTCGGCGCTCGCCGCGTCGCGCCAGCGGCGCGACGAAGGTTCGGGACTGCCGCGCACCGAGCGCGATCTGCCGATCGGCATCGTCGCGCTCGTCGGCGCGCTCTGTTTGCTTCCGCTCGCGTTCCTGCTGCTCTCGTTCCTCGGCGCCGGATTCTCGCCGTATGCGAACGCGATGACGCTCGCGGCCGTCGTCTACGTCGTGATCGCGGGATTCTTCGTCGCGGCGGCCTGCGGGTACATGGCGGGCTTGATCGGCTCGTCGAACAGTCCCGTCTCCGGTTTGGCGATCCTCTGCGTGCTCGGCGCGTCGCTGACCGTTCTCGCGATCGCAAAGAGCTTCGGCGTCCCCGCGACCGCGCAGTTGATTGCCTACGCGCTCTTCGTCACCGCGGTGCTGCTCTGCGTCGCGACGATTTCGAACGACAACCTTCAAGATCTCAAGACCGGCCAGCTCGTCGACGCGACGCCGTGGCGTCAGCAGGTCGCGCTCGTCGGCGGCGTCGTGATCGGCGCGCTCGTGATCCCGCCGATCCTCAACCTGCTCGACCGCGCGTACGGATTCGCCGGAGCGCCCGGCGCGCACGCGCAGCCGCTCCCCGCGCCGCAGGCGACGCTGATTTCGGCGCTGGCCAAGGGCGTGATCGGCGGACAGATAGATTGGCACCTCATCGGCGCGGGCGCGCTCGTCGGCGTCGCGATCGTCGCCGTCGACGAGATTCTGCGCGCGACGAAACGGTTTGCCTTGCCGCCGCTCGCCGTCGGGTTGGGGATCTACCTGCCGGCGTCGACGACCGCGCCGGTCGTGCTCGGCGCCGTATTGGGCTGGGCCTACAATCGCTGGGCGGCACGGCGGCGAGAGCCCGATCGCCTCAAACAGCTCGGCGTGCTCGTCGCCTCGGGCTTCATCGTCGGCGAGAGCCTCTTCGGCGTCTTGCTCGCCGGTTTGATCGTCTTTACGGGGAACCCGGCGCCGCTCGGTCTCGTGGGTGATTCTTTCGCTCCGGCAGCGAACGTCATCGGCCTGATCGCGTTCGCGCTCGCGCTGGGAGGGCTCTTTCGAATATGTTCGTCGCTCGGATCCTCGTCGCGTCAACCGTAA